The proteins below come from a single Aegilops tauschii subsp. strangulata cultivar AL8/78 chromosome 6, Aet v6.0, whole genome shotgun sequence genomic window:
- the LOC109775458 gene encoding cytosolic sulfotransferase 5-like encodes MAASAADDIAELAITSLPLDTRFLPFHLRQYGGFWLLEEFLMAVPAVHSVFKPRPSDVLLASFPKCGTSWLKALAFATCKRAEHPPHDLNHSLRRGNPHDVVRYLEMAFAQSTDNNGAGDVFAVLSSPRVLATHLPYSLLP; translated from the coding sequence ATGGCTGCCTCTGCCGCCGACGACATTGCCGAGCTTGCGATCACCTCGCTTCCCCTCGACACACGGTTCCTCCCGTTCCATCTGAGGCAGTACGGCGGGTTCTGGCTGTTGGAGGAGTTCCTCATGGCCGTTCCGGCCGTACACTCGGTCTTCAAGCCGAGGCCGTCGGACGTCCTCCTTGCCAGCTTCCCCAAGTGCGGCACCTCCTGGCTCAAGGCTCTCGCCTTCGCCACGTGCAAGCGGGCCGAGCACCCGCCGCATGACCTCAACCACTCGCTCCGCCGTGGCAACCCCCACGATGTAGTCAGGTACCTGGAGATGGCGTTCGCGCAATCGACGGACAACAATGGAGCAGGCGATGTGTTCGCGGTGCTCTCTTCGCCACGCGTGCTTGCTACACACCTCCCCTACTCTCTCCTGCCATAG